In Prosthecochloris sp. GSB1, the following proteins share a genomic window:
- a CDS encoding cupin domain-containing protein, with product MKKNLLSPLPEDLDDEVFEELVRSPQVRIERIVSNGHSSPRSGWYDQDESEWVLVLRGAGAILFEDGEEAVLRAGDSMGIPAHRKHRVLWTDREGPTVWLAVFYRQGGDT from the coding sequence ATGAAAAAAAATCTTCTTTCACCCCTGCCCGAAGACCTCGATGACGAGGTGTTCGAGGAGCTTGTCCGATCGCCCCAGGTACGGATCGAGCGGATAGTTTCCAACGGCCACTCGTCGCCACGGAGCGGATGGTACGACCAGGATGAATCGGAATGGGTGCTCGTGCTCCGGGGGGCTGGCGCTATTCTCTTCGAGGACGGTGAGGAAGCCGTGCTGCGCGCCGGAGATTCGATGGGCATTCCCGCTCACAGGAAACACAGGGTGCTGTGGACCGACAGGGAAGGCCCGACCGTCTGGCTGGCCGTGTTCTACCGGCAGGGAGGCGATACGTAG